One window from the genome of Sphaerotilus microaerophilus encodes:
- a CDS encoding helix-turn-helix domain-containing protein: MNEKLEFSERLREAMRVAGYPLRPSVLEREFNTRYWGAPVTIQAVSRWLNGQAIPSQDKLQVLAEWLKVEPQVLRFGPEVARTVQQYKVRWEDKLTYQERETVDAYLQLPAPQRKLVREVILTFAKVHPPEGGA; this comes from the coding sequence ATGAACGAGAAGCTGGAGTTCTCCGAGCGGCTGCGCGAGGCGATGCGAGTGGCCGGCTATCCGCTGCGCCCGTCGGTGCTGGAGCGCGAGTTCAACACCCGCTACTGGGGCGCGCCGGTGACCATCCAGGCCGTGAGCCGCTGGCTGAACGGCCAAGCCATCCCGTCGCAGGACAAGCTTCAGGTCCTTGCCGAGTGGCTGAAGGTGGAGCCTCAGGTGTTGCGCTTTGGCCCGGAGGTAGCCAGGACGGTGCAGCAGTACAAGGTCCGCTGGGAAGACAAGCTCACCTACCAGGAGCGCGAGACGGTGGACGCCTACCTGCAGCTGCCCGCGCCGCAGCGCAAGCTGGTGCGAGAGGTGATCCTGACCTTTGCGAAGGTGCATCCGCCGGAGGGCGGGGCCTGA
- a CDS encoding DNA methyltransferase codes for MPKSLLEQLPEIVANGRRQAEKILEGLEGRQRIGLQTREWVLPSKDSASTDWVTAQARRAHVPPGEESGGDGWTNRLIYGDNLLAMAALLAGDEHTPSLRGRVDLIYIDPPFDSKADYRTKVTLPGVELEQKPTVIEQFAYSDTWADGTASYLAMITPRLILMRELLADTGSIYVHLDWHVGHYVKLVMDEVFGRMNMRNEVIWYYSTLGRPKDRFAQKHDAIFCYGKNDVSYFSEQDARIPYSEEYIQSHFRDRDENGLVCRKRFDAGKWRTYYPDEGMIPNDVWDIPYENSMSKDRVGYATQKPTALLERIIKSSCPPDGLVADFNGGSGTTAVVAEDLQRRWVTCDLGKPACMIMRKRLIDQDAKPFLYQAVGDYHVEAAKATLGRDFRIGDLAQIVLSLYGALPLPPEDNPLRNLGQIAGISTTAGRGSKTLVLADSPNKLTGAATLKKAVALRDNLLGGWDRVVVLGWNFEPSIGETITALNDKHLEVLVIPPDLLDRLKKKGGVDKLRGQVRFSSLQYLTLDPVQRSSTAPDEQGAAQEKLTVSLKNYVLLSPEAINLDEANRVKLQAVMNQDPLALIEYWAVDPDYDGKLFRSVWQDYRGNTANDGDALSVISVAVLTLPRQAGTRRVCVRAVDVFGFESEVVANVAEPQA; via the coding sequence ATGCCCAAGTCGCTCCTAGAACAACTGCCCGAGATCGTCGCCAACGGGCGTCGGCAAGCGGAGAAGATCCTCGAAGGCCTGGAGGGCCGCCAGCGCATCGGCCTGCAGACGCGGGAGTGGGTGCTGCCGTCCAAGGACAGCGCCTCGACCGACTGGGTCACGGCCCAGGCCCGCCGCGCCCATGTGCCGCCGGGTGAGGAGTCCGGCGGCGACGGCTGGACCAACCGGCTGATCTACGGCGACAACCTGCTGGCGATGGCGGCGCTGCTGGCCGGTGACGAGCACACGCCCTCACTGCGTGGCCGGGTGGACCTGATCTACATCGACCCGCCCTTCGACTCCAAGGCCGACTACCGCACCAAGGTGACGCTGCCCGGCGTGGAGTTGGAGCAGAAGCCCACCGTGATCGAGCAGTTCGCCTACTCCGACACCTGGGCGGACGGCACGGCGTCCTACCTCGCGATGATCACCCCGCGCCTGATCCTGATGCGCGAGCTGCTGGCCGATACCGGGTCGATTTATGTGCACCTGGATTGGCATGTGGGGCACTACGTGAAGCTGGTGATGGATGAAGTTTTTGGACGCATGAATATGCGTAACGAGGTAATTTGGTACTACTCAACGCTTGGTAGGCCAAAGGATCGATTTGCCCAAAAACACGACGCCATTTTTTGCTACGGCAAGAACGATGTCAGCTACTTCAGTGAACAAGACGCGAGAATTCCATATAGCGAAGAGTACATACAATCCCATTTTAGAGATAGGGATGAGAACGGTCTAGTATGCCGCAAGCGATTCGATGCTGGAAAGTGGCGAACCTATTACCCTGACGAAGGAATGATCCCGAACGATGTTTGGGATATTCCATATGAGAACTCCATGTCAAAAGACAGGGTTGGCTATGCAACCCAAAAACCGACTGCATTGCTAGAAAGAATCATCAAATCATCCTGCCCACCTGATGGGTTGGTGGCAGATTTCAACGGAGGTTCAGGTACAACGGCAGTCGTTGCAGAAGATCTCCAACGTCGTTGGGTAACCTGCGATCTGGGTAAACCCGCCTGCATGATCATGCGCAAGCGGCTGATCGACCAAGACGCCAAGCCCTTCCTCTATCAGGCGGTGGGCGACTACCACGTCGAGGCGGCCAAGGCCACTCTGGGGCGGGACTTTCGCATCGGCGACCTGGCGCAGATCGTCCTGTCGCTCTATGGCGCGCTGCCGCTGCCGCCGGAGGACAACCCGCTGCGCAACCTCGGGCAGATCGCGGGAATATCCACCACCGCTGGCCGAGGCAGCAAGACGCTGGTGCTGGCCGATTCACCCAACAAACTCACCGGCGCGGCCACGCTGAAAAAGGCGGTGGCGCTGCGTGACAACCTGCTGGGCGGCTGGGACCGCGTGGTGGTGCTGGGCTGGAACTTCGAGCCCTCGATCGGCGAAACCATCACGGCGCTGAACGACAAGCACCTGGAAGTGCTGGTGATCCCGCCCGACCTGCTCGACCGCCTGAAGAAGAAGGGCGGCGTGGACAAACTGCGCGGCCAGGTGAGATTCTCCTCCCTGCAATACCTCACCCTCGACCCCGTGCAGCGCAGCAGCACCGCACCGGACGAACAGGGCGCGGCGCAGGAGAAACTCACCGTCTCGCTGAAGAACTACGTGCTGCTCTCGCCCGAGGCCATCAACCTCGACGAGGCCAACCGCGTGAAACTGCAGGCGGTGATGAACCAGGACCCGCTGGCGCTGATCGAGTATTGGGCGGTGGATCCGGACTACGACGGCAAACTCTTCCGTTCCGTCTGGCAGGACTACCGCGGCAATACTGCCAACGATGGCGATGCACTGAGCGTGATCTCTGTGGCGGTGCTGACATTGCCCCGCCAGGCCGGCACGCGCCGGGTCTGCGTGCGGGCGGTGGACGTGTTCGGCTTCGAGTCCGAGGTGGTGGCCAACGTGGCGGAGCCGCAGGCATGA
- a CDS encoding DEAD/DEAH box helicase family protein: MSPTRTRATASTEADPLALSTALTLKTQALCVGLESGAADLFELVTPTTAELLHWWFGEDMTATRSGLNFHAGQQQAILNTIVGHEVLGATSLRELYERAAPQALLAGTRLAEVSQDKHAHPKYCLKMATGTGKTWVLQALMIWQLLNKNAALAEGRDDPRFTRQFMVVAPGLIVYERLLDAFCGKLVAGSASGARDFSSSDMARYAELFIPEGQREAVLAFVRGNVCSKTEIGLKATGNGMIAITNWHLLAEGETEDETPEDVLAPGAPADPQRVAQAVLPLTPGRATGNALDVLDRRYARGNVLEFLAGLPELMVFNDEAHHIHEFKREGETTEVEWQKSLSRIAEPKGRRFVQVDFSATPYNDVGTPKNRRKVYFPHIVTDFDLKSAMRAGLVKSLVLDRRSEVGALPLEFKAERDQEGNPILSAGQRVMLRAGLHKLRKLETDFARLDPARHPKMLVVCEDTTVSPLVAQFLRDEGLAEDEVMTIDSGKKAELGEKDWAPVRERLFNVDRHATPRVIVSVLMLREGFDVNHICVIVPLRSSQAQILLEQTIGRGLRLMWRDPEYGDIKRENRERINAGQEPASLIDILSIVEHPAFNSWYAELMEEGLASVSTEAGDGQSGTGDVIAAELREGYEAFDFAIPFILREAEEVLEHAPLDVAALPPFTAMGLGQLKELLGKGDQFISQDLQSSTLFGGYRVDGAVMNVGGYNDFLGRLTRRIAQALSQPLPRHNKVANHLATPYQQVHTAELTGWLDEYVWHRLFGGAFNPLADENWRLLLLQPVVDHITKVFGVALLEAGQAQTVGATEVRHRRLSEVPKLMVREGSSIEVGKCIYTRLPYPARNGGLEKRFIHWAQADASVQAFCKISETRHAFMRLRYVKEDGLAAFYSPDFLLRTTEAIYLVETKAQEQLLHPNVKRKCRAAIAWCDRINTLAPVERDGRDWHYVLLGEETVVEWQERHAPLAQLLNFARLRPVAQASMQGSLI, encoded by the coding sequence ATGAGCCCGACCCGAACCCGAGCCACGGCGAGCACCGAGGCCGATCCGCTGGCACTGTCCACCGCACTGACGCTGAAGACGCAGGCGCTGTGTGTCGGGCTGGAGAGCGGTGCGGCCGACCTGTTCGAGCTGGTCACGCCGACCACGGCCGAGCTGCTGCACTGGTGGTTCGGCGAGGACATGACAGCCACGCGCAGCGGGCTGAACTTCCACGCTGGACAGCAGCAGGCGATCCTGAACACCATCGTCGGGCACGAGGTGCTGGGTGCGACGTCGCTGCGCGAGTTGTACGAGCGTGCGGCGCCGCAGGCGCTGCTGGCCGGCACGCGGCTGGCCGAGGTGTCGCAGGACAAGCATGCGCACCCCAAGTACTGCCTGAAGATGGCCACCGGCACCGGCAAGACCTGGGTGCTGCAGGCGCTGATGATCTGGCAGCTGCTGAACAAGAACGCGGCGCTGGCGGAGGGGCGCGACGATCCACGCTTCACCCGCCAGTTCATGGTGGTGGCGCCGGGGCTGATCGTCTATGAGCGGCTGCTGGACGCCTTCTGCGGCAAGCTGGTGGCGGGTTCGGCCAGCGGCGCGCGCGACTTCAGCAGCTCGGACATGGCGCGCTACGCCGAGCTGTTCATCCCCGAGGGCCAGCGCGAAGCGGTGCTGGCCTTCGTGCGCGGCAACGTCTGCAGCAAGACCGAGATCGGCCTGAAGGCCACCGGCAACGGGATGATCGCGATCACCAACTGGCACCTGCTCGCCGAGGGCGAGACCGAGGACGAGACGCCTGAGGACGTGCTGGCCCCGGGCGCGCCCGCGGACCCGCAGCGGGTGGCTCAGGCGGTGCTGCCGCTGACGCCAGGCCGGGCGACCGGCAATGCGCTGGACGTGCTGGACCGCCGCTACGCGCGCGGCAACGTGCTGGAGTTCCTGGCCGGGTTGCCCGAGCTGATGGTCTTCAACGACGAGGCCCACCACATCCACGAGTTCAAGCGTGAGGGGGAGACGACCGAGGTGGAGTGGCAGAAGAGCCTGAGCCGCATCGCCGAGCCCAAGGGACGGCGCTTCGTGCAGGTGGACTTTTCGGCCACGCCCTACAACGACGTGGGCACGCCGAAGAACCGGCGCAAGGTCTACTTCCCCCACATCGTGACCGACTTCGACCTGAAGAGCGCGATGCGCGCCGGGCTGGTGAAGTCGCTGGTGCTGGACCGGCGCAGCGAGGTCGGCGCCCTGCCGCTGGAGTTCAAGGCCGAGCGCGACCAGGAGGGCAACCCCATTCTCAGCGCCGGCCAGCGCGTGATGCTACGCGCCGGCCTGCACAAGCTGCGCAAGCTGGAGACCGACTTCGCCCGGCTGGACCCGGCCCGCCATCCGAAGATGCTGGTGGTCTGCGAGGACACCACCGTGTCGCCGCTGGTGGCGCAGTTCCTGCGCGACGAGGGGCTGGCCGAAGACGAGGTCATGACCATCGACTCCGGCAAGAAGGCCGAGCTGGGCGAGAAGGACTGGGCGCCGGTGCGCGAGCGCCTGTTCAACGTGGACCGGCACGCCACGCCGCGCGTCATCGTCAGCGTGCTGATGCTGCGCGAGGGTTTCGACGTCAACCACATCTGCGTGATCGTGCCGCTGCGCTCCTCCCAGGCGCAGATCCTGCTGGAGCAGACCATCGGCCGCGGCCTGCGGCTGATGTGGCGCGATCCGGAGTACGGCGACATCAAGCGCGAGAACCGCGAGCGCATCAATGCCGGGCAGGAACCGGCCAGCCTGATCGACATCCTCTCGATCGTCGAGCATCCGGCGTTCAACTCTTGGTATGCAGAGCTGATGGAGGAGGGCTTGGCGAGCGTCAGCACCGAAGCCGGCGATGGTCAGTCCGGCACGGGCGACGTGATCGCTGCCGAGTTGCGCGAGGGCTACGAGGCCTTCGACTTCGCGATCCCCTTCATCCTGCGTGAGGCCGAGGAGGTGCTGGAGCACGCGCCGCTGGACGTGGCAGCGCTGCCGCCCTTCACGGCGATGGGATTGGGCCAGCTGAAGGAGCTGCTCGGCAAGGGTGACCAGTTCATCTCGCAGGACCTGCAGAGCAGCACGCTGTTCGGTGGCTACCGGGTGGACGGCGCGGTGATGAACGTGGGTGGCTACAACGACTTCCTCGGCCGGTTGACCCGGCGCATCGCCCAGGCCCTGAGCCAACCCCTGCCGCGCCACAACAAGGTGGCCAACCACCTGGCCACGCCCTACCAGCAGGTGCACACGGCCGAGCTCACCGGCTGGTTGGACGAGTACGTCTGGCATCGGCTCTTCGGCGGGGCGTTCAACCCGCTGGCCGACGAGAACTGGCGCCTGCTCCTGCTGCAGCCGGTGGTGGACCACATCACCAAGGTCTTTGGTGTGGCGCTGCTGGAGGCTGGGCAGGCACAGACGGTCGGTGCGACCGAGGTCCGGCACCGGCGCCTGTCGGAAGTGCCCAAGCTGATGGTGCGTGAGGGCAGTTCCATCGAGGTGGGCAAGTGCATCTACACCCGCCTGCCCTACCCGGCGCGCAACGGCGGGCTGGAGAAACGCTTCATCCACTGGGCCCAGGCGGACGCGAGCGTGCAGGCCTTCTGCAAGATCAGCGAGACGCGCCACGCCTTCATGCGCCTGCGCTACGTGAAGGAAGACGGCCTGGCGGCCTTCTACTCACCGGACTTCCTGCTGCGCACCACCGAGGCGATCTACCTGGTGGAAACCAAGGCGCAGGAGCAGCTGCTGCACCCCAACGTGAAGCGCAAGTGCCGCGCGGCCATCGCCTGGTGCGACCGCATCAACACCCTGGCGCCGGTTGAACGCGACGGCCGGGACTGGCACTACGTGCTGCTGGGAGAGGAGACGGTGGTCGAATGGCAGGAGCGGCATGCCCCACTGGCGCAGCTGCTGAACTTTGCCCGCCTGCGGCCGGTGGCGCAGGCGTCGATGCAGGGGAGCTTGATCTAA
- a CDS encoding nucleotidyltransferase family protein, whose translation MHPALASLDDATLARFCRTHGIRRLSLFGSQLKGTARPDSDVDLLVEFESGRTPGLLGISAMEIELSGLLGGRKVDLRTAADLSRWFREEVCGSAEVQFAA comes from the coding sequence ATGCACCCCGCTCTGGCCAGCCTCGACGACGCCACGCTGGCGCGCTTCTGCCGCACACACGGCATTCGCCGGCTATCGCTCTTCGGCTCCCAGCTGAAGGGCACCGCCCGGCCAGACAGCGATGTGGACCTGCTGGTGGAGTTCGAGTCCGGCCGCACCCCCGGCCTGCTCGGCATCTCGGCGATGGAGATCGAGCTGTCCGGCCTGCTGGGCGGGCGCAAGGTGGATCTGCGCACCGCCGCCGACCTGTCGCGCTGGTTCCGCGAGGAGGTCTGCGGCAGCGCCGAGGTGCAATTTGCCGCCTGA
- a CDS encoding DUF1778 domain-containing protein has product MPTVPAAVLSVRISPSERALLEAAAEQARTHLSDFVRRRALEAAEADLLDRRVVTIAAKDWARFEAWAGEPAKEVPALRQLAEVRPVWQGLQQGK; this is encoded by the coding sequence ATGCCCACCGTCCCCGCCGCCGTCCTGAGTGTCCGCATCAGCCCCAGCGAACGCGCCCTGCTGGAGGCGGCGGCGGAGCAGGCGCGGACCCACCTGAGTGATTTCGTCCGGCGGCGGGCCCTGGAGGCCGCCGAGGCCGATCTGCTGGATCGTCGCGTCGTGACGATCGCGGCAAAGGACTGGGCCCGGTTCGAGGCCTGGGCCGGCGAGCCGGCGAAGGAGGTGCCGGCGCTGCGCCAACTGGCGGAGGTTCGCCCCGTCTGGCAGGGTCTGCAGCAAGGGAAATGA
- a CDS encoding GNAT family N-acetyltransferase encodes MKGVTTAPRPLAAEDDTAAFDCGREALNQWLRRHAWRNQELGVSRTSVVCDPATGDLIGFVSLSAAQIERAWLPKAQQRNRPDPMPAILLGQLAVDLRWQGRGVARSLVFYALTTAVRLSREVGCFCVLTHPLDDELRALYTRFGFEDLPFDPARSMAVRIGDLLHNGFDGAG; translated from the coding sequence ATGAAGGGCGTGACCACGGCGCCACGCCCGCTGGCGGCCGAAGACGACACGGCGGCCTTCGATTGCGGGCGGGAGGCGCTGAACCAGTGGTTGCGCCGCCATGCCTGGCGCAACCAGGAACTGGGCGTGTCGCGCACCAGCGTGGTCTGCGACCCGGCGACCGGGGACCTCATCGGTTTTGTGAGCTTGTCGGCGGCGCAGATCGAGCGGGCCTGGCTGCCCAAGGCGCAGCAGCGCAACCGGCCCGACCCGATGCCGGCGATCCTGCTGGGCCAGTTGGCGGTGGATCTGCGGTGGCAGGGGCGGGGTGTGGCGCGATCGCTGGTGTTCTATGCGCTCACCACGGCCGTGCGCCTGTCCAGGGAGGTGGGCTGTTTCTGCGTGCTGACCCACCCGCTGGATGACGAGTTGCGCGCCTTGTACACCCGCTTCGGGTTCGAGGACCTGCCCTTCGATCCCGCGCGCAGCATGGCGGTCCGCATCGGTGACCTGCTGCACAACGGGTTCGATGGGGCGGGCTGA
- a CDS encoding Lrp/AsnC family transcriptional regulator gives MNELTIDRYDLALLAALQRDGQATNAALGEQAALSASQISRRIQRLEAAQVITGYAALLDAAALGLGVTAFAHVLLERHDQTRPAEFERQIAALPEVLECFAISGEADYLLRIVAPDLATFSDLMMKRLLTLPGVAQVKTHIALSKVKQTHELPLDQVAQPRPQRLRVMFAG, from the coding sequence ATGAACGAACTGACCATCGACCGCTACGACCTCGCCCTGCTGGCCGCGCTGCAGCGCGATGGCCAGGCCACCAACGCGGCGCTGGGCGAGCAGGCCGCGCTGTCGGCCTCCCAGATCAGCCGGCGCATCCAGCGGCTGGAGGCGGCCCAGGTCATCACCGGCTACGCCGCGCTGCTGGACGCCGCGGCCCTGGGCCTGGGCGTCACCGCCTTCGCCCACGTGCTGCTGGAGCGCCACGATCAGACCCGCCCGGCCGAATTCGAACGCCAGATCGCCGCGCTGCCGGAGGTGCTGGAATGCTTCGCCATCAGCGGCGAGGCCGACTATCTGCTGCGCATCGTCGCCCCCGACCTGGCCACCTTCTCCGACCTGATGATGAAGCGCCTGCTGACGCTGCCCGGCGTCGCCCAGGTCAAGACCCACATCGCACTGTCCAAGGTCAAGCAGACCCACGAACTCCCGCTGGACCAGGTGGCCCAGCCGCGGCCGCAGCGGTTGCGGGTGATGTTTGCGGGGTGA
- the ipdC gene encoding indolepyruvate/phenylpyruvate decarboxylase produces MNLTESLLHALKAHGARQIFGIPGDFALPYFKVIEASGILPLYTLSHEPGVGFAADAAARIGNNSGTGSDGSGGRALGVAAVTYGAGALNMINSVAAAYAEKSPLVVISGGPGEGESNSGLLLHHQAKRLDSQFRIFEEITCDRARLDDLERAPADIARVLGNCLKHSRPVYLEIPRDKAASPCAPVPAIEPPAVDPDALAACADEVLQRLQQAQRPVLMVDVEVRRYGLEAQVAELARRLALPVATCFMGRGLLADADAPLVGTYMGVAGLPEVTQLVEDSDGLFLLGVILSDTNFAVSEKKIDLRRSIVACDGEVRLGWHVYHDIPLAALVEALLARTAPREVAFEVPRSVYPRGLVADDAAIAPQDIATAVNDLMDRHGRLPIASDMGDCLFTAMDIEHTALVAPGYYATMGFGVPAGLGLQAATGQRPLVLVGDGAFQMTGWELGNCRRYGWDPIVLLFNNASWEMLRTFQPESRFNDLDDWGFATMAAGLGGDGVRVHTRAQLQAALERAVATRGRFQLIEVMIPRGVLSQTLQRFVAGVKRLNAGK; encoded by the coding sequence ATGAACCTCACCGAATCCCTGCTGCACGCGCTGAAGGCCCACGGGGCCCGTCAGATCTTCGGCATCCCGGGCGACTTCGCCCTGCCCTACTTCAAGGTCATCGAGGCCTCGGGCATCCTGCCGCTGTACACGCTGTCGCACGAGCCGGGCGTGGGTTTTGCAGCGGATGCGGCCGCACGCATCGGCAACAACAGCGGCACCGGCAGCGACGGCAGCGGCGGCCGGGCCCTGGGTGTGGCGGCGGTGACCTACGGCGCCGGGGCGCTGAACATGATCAACTCGGTGGCGGCGGCCTATGCCGAGAAGTCGCCGCTGGTGGTGATCTCCGGCGGGCCCGGCGAGGGTGAGTCGAACTCCGGCCTGCTGCTGCATCACCAGGCCAAGCGGCTGGATTCGCAGTTCCGCATCTTCGAGGAGATCACCTGCGACCGCGCCCGGCTGGATGACCTGGAGCGCGCGCCGGCCGACATCGCCCGGGTGCTGGGCAACTGCCTGAAGCACTCGCGCCCGGTGTACCTGGAGATCCCGCGCGACAAAGCCGCGTCGCCCTGCGCACCGGTGCCGGCGATCGAGCCGCCCGCGGTGGACCCGGATGCGCTGGCCGCCTGCGCCGACGAGGTGCTGCAGCGCCTGCAGCAGGCCCAACGCCCGGTGCTGATGGTGGACGTGGAGGTGCGCCGCTACGGCCTCGAGGCCCAGGTGGCCGAGCTGGCGCGGCGCCTGGCGCTGCCGGTGGCCACCTGCTTCATGGGCCGCGGCCTGCTGGCCGATGCGGATGCGCCGCTGGTGGGCACCTACATGGGCGTGGCCGGGCTGCCGGAGGTGACCCAGTTGGTGGAGGACTCGGACGGCCTCTTCCTGCTCGGCGTGATCCTGTCGGACACCAACTTCGCAGTGTCGGAGAAGAAGATCGACCTGCGCCGCAGCATCGTCGCCTGCGATGGTGAGGTGCGGCTGGGCTGGCACGTGTACCACGACATCCCGCTGGCGGCGCTGGTAGAGGCACTGCTGGCGCGCACCGCGCCGCGCGAGGTGGCCTTCGAGGTGCCGCGCAGCGTCTACCCGCGCGGCCTGGTGGCCGATGACGCAGCGATCGCGCCGCAGGACATCGCCACCGCGGTGAACGACCTGATGGACCGCCACGGCCGCCTGCCGATCGCCAGCGACATGGGCGACTGCCTGTTCACCGCGATGGACATCGAGCACACCGCACTCGTCGCCCCCGGCTACTACGCCACGATGGGCTTTGGCGTGCCCGCCGGCCTGGGGCTGCAGGCGGCCACCGGCCAGCGCCCGCTGGTGCTGGTGGGCGATGGCGCCTTCCAGATGACCGGCTGGGAGCTGGGCAACTGCCGCCGCTACGGCTGGGACCCGATCGTCCTGCTGTTCAACAACGCCAGCTGGGAGATGCTGCGCACCTTCCAGCCCGAGTCGCGCTTCAACGATCTGGACGACTGGGGCTTTGCCACCATGGCCGCCGGCCTGGGCGGTGACGGCGTGCGGGTGCACACCCGCGCGCAGCTGCAGGCTGCGCTGGAGCGCGCCGTCGCCACGCGCGGGCGCTTCCAGCTCATCGAGGTGATGATCCCGCGCGGCGTGCTGTCGCAGACGCTGCAGCGGTTTGTGGCGGGGGTGAAGCGGTTGAATGCGGGGAAGTGA
- a CDS encoding AbrB/MazE/SpoVT family DNA-binding domain-containing protein: MSTATLTRSGKVEIPADILARHGLRPGARLEVVDEGSSIRLIVANERPASDPQAGYGMFKAKPRAVGDVGPRNLSEFDLAGCSAGFGGRSIADRLAMPAQSQQMDFDPPTLLDLPRPADVSAD; this comes from the coding sequence ATGAGCACCGCCACCCTCACGCGCAGCGGCAAGGTCGAAATCCCGGCTGACATCCTGGCACGCCACGGGTTGAGGCCGGGTGCCCGCCTGGAAGTGGTGGATGAGGGCAGCAGCATCCGGTTGATCGTGGCGAACGAAAGGCCTGCGTCCGACCCGCAGGCCGGCTACGGCATGTTCAAGGCCAAGCCCCGCGCCGTGGGTGATGTCGGCCCGCGCAACCTGTCGGAGTTCGATCTGGCGGGCTGCAGTGCAGGGTTCGGCGGCAGGTCTATTGCTGATAGGTTGGCAATGCCGGCGCAATCACAACAGATGGATTTCGATCCGCCCACCCTGCTCGATCTGCCTCGGCCGGCCGATGTCTCCGCGGACTGA
- a CDS encoding amidohydrolase family protein, whose protein sequence is MSTTPANRFVLVATEWFDGERRHAHGPTTFKVVDGRLAGLAEGDHGETLAAQGWPLQRVAFLMPGLVDAHVHLFLDGGPTDQATRSAHLKQNVEQLTDAARRSARQNLAAGVTLVRDAGDRHGINNRVRDEACDPLAGLARVRSGGLGVKRAKRYGTFMATDVDDATSIRGSVTKLAEANDEIKLILTGIIDFDAGTVTDEPQFDIPAARLVVETAHACGRKVFAHCSGVKGLDVAVEAGVDAIEHGFFMTREHLLKMRDRGLAWTPTFCPVHFQWAQPDAVGWSANTVGNLRRILDDHAEHLRLADELGVRLLLGTDAGSMGVVHGLALAEEADRFQEAGLGVDAVLRAATSAARWHFGMAQPRLAVGAPWEAVALGASPFGMGKLSQALGRVERVWLGQGA, encoded by the coding sequence ATGAGCACAACCCCTGCGAATCGCTTCGTCCTCGTCGCCACCGAATGGTTCGACGGCGAGCGCCGCCACGCCCACGGCCCGACCACGTTCAAGGTGGTGGACGGCCGCCTCGCCGGCCTGGCCGAGGGCGACCACGGCGAGACGCTCGCCGCCCAAGGCTGGCCGCTGCAGCGCGTGGCCTTCCTGATGCCGGGGCTGGTCGATGCGCATGTGCACCTCTTCCTCGACGGTGGCCCCACCGACCAAGCCACTCGCTCCGCCCACCTGAAGCAGAACGTCGAGCAGCTCACCGACGCCGCCCGCCGCAGCGCCCGCCAGAACCTCGCTGCTGGGGTCACCCTCGTGCGGGATGCGGGCGACCGCCACGGCATCAACAACCGCGTGCGTGACGAGGCCTGTGACCCACTCGCCGGCTTAGCCCGCGTGCGCTCCGGCGGCCTGGGCGTCAAGCGCGCCAAGCGCTACGGCACCTTCATGGCCACCGATGTGGACGACGCCACCAGCATCCGCGGCTCGGTGACAAAGCTCGCCGAGGCCAACGACGAGATCAAGCTCATCCTCACCGGCATCATCGATTTCGATGCCGGCACCGTCACCGACGAGCCGCAGTTCGACATCCCCGCCGCCCGGCTGGTGGTCGAGACGGCCCACGCCTGTGGACGCAAGGTCTTCGCCCACTGCAGCGGCGTCAAGGGGCTGGACGTGGCGGTGGAGGCGGGTGTCGATGCCATCGAGCACGGCTTCTTCATGACCCGCGAGCACCTGCTGAAGATGCGCGACCGCGGCCTGGCCTGGACGCCCACCTTCTGCCCCGTGCACTTCCAGTGGGCCCAGCCCGATGCGGTGGGCTGGAGCGCGAACACGGTGGGCAACCTGCGCCGCATCCTCGACGACCATGCCGAGCACCTGCGCCTGGCCGACGAACTCGGCGTGAGGCTGCTGCTCGGCACCGACGCCGGCAGCATGGGCGTGGTGCATGGCCTGGCGCTGGCCGAGGAGGCCGACCGCTTCCAGGAAGCCGGCCTGGGCGTCGACGCCGTGCTGCGCGCCGCCACCAGCGCCGCGCGCTGGCACTTCGGCATGGCACAGCCGCGGCTGGCCGTGGGGGCGCCCTGGGAGGCCGTGGCGCTGGGGGCGTCGCCGTTCGGGATGGGGAAGCTGTCGCAGGCGCTGGGGCGGGTCGAGCGGGTGTGGTTGGGGCAAGGTGCCTGA